The region GAGTATCAGCACTTATAGCGTCTTTTTAGGGATTTTTGTTCGCATAATCAGTACTTAGGCTGCAGCGAGATGATTAATTTATCGCAAGAATTGTAAGAATTATCCTTCATGGGATCTGAAGGTATAATAATCCGGAGCTATAAGGCGTTTTATGAAAAACCTATTGAGAACCCTACCAATTCTGATTCTATTAATGTGCCCAATTTATTGTTTAGGGCAAACACATAACGGACCTGCTGATATAAGAGAAGGACTTGCCAGTTCAGCAAAGAAAGCGGATAAAGATTTCCCTGATGGAAAGGATGTTTTGCTCACCCACTTTTCATATCTTGGAAAACTGCAAACAAAAAAAGGAGTTATTTATGTTGCAGATATGAGATCTGTATTGAATAACATGAATGCGCCGAGAGGGGTGAATTATATAATGTTTTTCGATAACAAATATGAATTCTTGGGTAAGCAGAATTATGCTAGTAGCGTGCCACTGTGGTGTGAGGAAGGAAGGTTATTTCTGTTTGGAGATTTGGATGGATTTTCTGACAGGGGGGACGGAAATGTGATTGATTTAAGCGATGGATATAAGAATATGAGGATATACCATGAGAAGAGATATGGGAGTTCAGGCGGAATTAATGATGATTAAATGAAATCGTCTTATAATTTATAATTGCTTGAATTTCGGAAATGGGAACAGACAATTTTAAGGCGTGAGAGAGTTGTTCCATCATCTTTCTTGCTGGATATTGACTTAAAGAGACGTAATTAAGTTTAATGTCAAACAAATGGAAAAGTGGTTACGTTTTTCTCCTATAATTAATACTCAGACTATTTATTTACTGAAATTATAAGAACGAGTGACGAATATACCAGATAAAACGACATTAGTAATCATTGTAGTTGGGACGGTCTTGATGGTTTGGTCCTTTGTGCAAGCGCATGAGGTTGAACATGTTTTCCATAAATCGGCTGCTATAATAATGGTCGTTATGTATGAATAAATTATGCATTTATTGTGGACAGAGAGCTGCAACGGAGCCTGACCATATTCCCCCTAAATGTTTTTTCCCAACTCCTAGACCATCAAATTTAATTACTGTCCCCAGTTGTCGTGAATGTAATAATAATTTTAGTAATGATGATGAGCGGGTAAGAAATTTGATAACTTCACTAGAATCAACAGAAGATCACCCCGCAATAAAAAACCAATTGGCAGATAAACGCTATCGTTCTCTATTTAGAGAAAGAGGAATAACAAATCTTAATCATCTAATAAATAGCTTAATGGCCAAGGATAGGTATTCAGATGGAGGAATCTATTTATAAAAAGCGCCTGCATTTAATCTGGATCAACCTTTGATGGATAGATTTTTTAATCGAATGTCTAGGGCACTACTGTGCCATGAAAATTCAATAGGTTATGTGAATTGTAAAATTGAGTGGCGTATGTCTCCAATTGTTTTTAACTTTGAAACTATGTCAGACGATCTGAAAGAATTTATAAGTTATGGGAAACTAGGAGTAATTGGTGATGAAATTTTTTCCTATGTGGGCTGGTTTCAGCCAAGTTGGATTAATTCACTCTGGATACTAAACTTTTATGGTGGAGTTGAGTTTATGGTTTTGCTGAATGACGTGAAAAAAGAAAATTATTAAAGAAATAGGGACAGACAGTTCCTTTATTTAAGTGCCCTGAAAGAGGAAGATAAATAATAAGTGTCTGTTCTCTATTATTTTTGTCCCTATTATTTTATTTTATTATTTAAAGAAGAAAACATTAAGGATTCGTACTATCTGATGATGGCTGAAGAGGAAAAACCACAAGGAACTGCTATCCGAACCGGGGAACTGGAAGTTGAAGTTTGAAACGTCGTGATTTCATAGGAGAGTTGGTTGAAGCTGAGGGTTTTAAGTCAAATTTTGTAAGAACGTGTAAATGATCCGTATTACATCTACTACACCTAAAGAAATTAAATATAACATTCGAGAATTCTGTAAGGAAATTGATCCTTCAAAAGACCCCCGATTTGTTACTGTTCAACCTGAGCCTTGGTGTGATGTCAATGAGTGCTTTAACAACGTAAAGAATCATGTGCGAATTCACGGTGGCAGCATTCAGTATGGCTGGATAATTTGGGAAATCCCCAATATTTTTCTTGATGCAGAGTTCCATGCAGTGTGGGTAAATCCATCTGGAGATTTTATTGACATTACCCCGAAACCGGATGGCGAGAAAATTATCCTGTTTCTTCCCGATAGTTTGAGAGTTTATGAAAATGAACTTATTGAAAACATACGAAAACCTCTTATTGATAACGAATTCACTCGCAGGTTGGTAAAGGAAGGGCAAAAGAATTTTAAACTAAAACAGAAGCACTTTAAGAACGGAAAAGTCGACGTTGACGCACTTTTAAAAGAAGCAGGAATCTCTAACCCAGGGAAAGTTGGTAGAAACGACCCTTGTCCATGTGGTAGTGGAAAGAAATACAAAAAGTGTTGTGGGGAATGAATCATGTGGTGGATTATCTTAGGAGTACTGGCTGTTGTAGCCATAGTTGTCGTGTGGATCCTGTCACGCGTCCGATCGCTGCCAGTGTTCTACGCCACCTATG is a window of Thermodesulfobacteriota bacterium DNA encoding:
- a CDS encoding SEC-C metal-binding domain-containing protein; amino-acid sequence: MIRITSTTPKEIKYNIREFCKEIDPSKDPRFVTVQPEPWCDVNECFNNVKNHVRIHGGSIQYGWIIWEIPNIFLDAEFHAVWVNPSGDFIDITPKPDGEKIILFLPDSLRVYENELIENIRKPLIDNEFTRRLVKEGQKNFKLKQKHFKNGKVDVDALLKEAGISNPGKVGRNDPCPCGSGKKYKKCCGE